A region of Spiribacter roseus DNA encodes the following proteins:
- a CDS encoding L,D-transpeptidase family protein, whose product MIALPGLRRRAMTLLLVFGLVVCGAAGASSAPHSGIWVHVDTRDGITEIRRGDESILRLEEIAFGRGGISDLHLNGDGTTPRGEYRITHFNQESRFHRFIGINYPTLRHLDRARARGRISDEAYWDTLDAGLRMGRFPQDGPLGGHIGFHGIGNGDHRVHQAFNWTQGCVAMTNAQIETLMDWVRVGTPVIIE is encoded by the coding sequence ATGATCGCATTACCCGGGCTGCGGCGGCGCGCCATGACCCTGTTGCTGGTTTTCGGTCTTGTGGTGTGCGGCGCTGCCGGTGCCTCGTCCGCACCCCATTCGGGGATCTGGGTGCACGTGGATACCCGCGACGGGATCACCGAGATCCGGCGCGGCGACGAATCCATCCTGCGACTCGAGGAGATCGCGTTCGGCCGCGGTGGGATATCCGACCTGCATCTGAATGGCGATGGGACGACACCCCGCGGCGAATACCGCATCACGCACTTCAATCAGGAAAGCCGTTTCCACCGTTTCATCGGCATCAACTATCCGACACTGCGCCATCTCGACCGGGCCCGCGCCCGGGGCAGGATCAGCGATGAGGCCTATTGGGACACCCTGGATGCCGGTCTGCGGATGGGGCGGTTCCCCCAGGACGGGCCGCTCGGGGGGCACATCGGTTTTCACGGAATCGGTAACGGCGATCACCGCGTGCACCAGGCATTCAATTGGACCCAGGGCTGCGTTGCCATGACCAATGCGCAGATCGAAACGCTCATGGATTGGGTGCGCGTCGGCACCCCCGTCATCATTGAGTGA
- a CDS encoding Lpp/OprI family alanine-zipper lipoprotein: MSQTLKTMLKLSAAAASMGLLVGCASQTSIDDLQAEIDDVRGLADTAMDEASTAMMTAEGAETSAANANRKADENSEKIDRMFEESMYK, from the coding sequence ATGAGCCAGACCCTGAAGACCATGCTCAAACTCAGTGCCGCCGCCGCATCGATGGGGCTGCTGGTGGGCTGTGCGTCGCAGACCTCGATTGACGACCTGCAGGCCGAAATCGACGACGTCCGCGGCCTCGCCGACACGGCGATGGATGAGGCCAGCACGGCTATGATGACCGCCGAGGGTGCCGAGACCTCCGCCGCCAACGCCAACCGCAAGGCCGACGAGAACAGCGAGAAGATCGATCGCATGTTCGAGGAGTCGATGTACAAGTAA
- a CDS encoding L,D-transpeptidase family protein encodes MRRVRSIVKAGCMLGCLVLSPAVTGLTFPLPPAGTDVVGQVQRIEAEAGDTLLSLGREHGIGYEEMRRANPSVDVWLPGEGTEVVIPSRYILPRGERDGVVVNVAEMRLYYYPDAEEVEQAVVETYPISVGRMDWSTPLGESRITEKTEDPYWFPPQSILTERREQGRPLPDAVPPGPDNPLGRHKMRLDIPGGAYLIHGTNEPRGIGMRVTHGCIRMFPEDVESLFNRLPSGASVRIVNQPVKAGWAADGLLIEAHPVLPAEAENAYDPMKPPPMEKAVEAIAPVLDRRADRVDHQRLARAIETADGMPARISRRDEVAGFNLKRP; translated from the coding sequence ATGAGGCGTGTGCGCTCAATCGTCAAGGCAGGCTGCATGCTGGGATGCCTGGTGCTTTCCCCGGCGGTCACCGGCTTGACCTTCCCGCTGCCACCGGCCGGTACCGACGTCGTTGGACAGGTCCAGCGCATCGAAGCCGAAGCCGGCGATACGCTGCTGTCGCTTGGGCGGGAACACGGCATCGGGTATGAGGAGATGCGCCGTGCCAACCCCTCGGTGGATGTCTGGCTGCCCGGTGAGGGCACCGAGGTGGTCATCCCCAGTCGCTATATTCTTCCCCGCGGTGAGCGCGACGGGGTGGTGGTGAATGTCGCCGAGATGCGTCTCTACTACTATCCTGATGCCGAAGAGGTGGAGCAGGCGGTGGTGGAAACCTATCCCATCAGTGTCGGGCGGATGGACTGGAGCACACCGCTCGGCGAATCCCGGATCACCGAGAAAACCGAAGACCCGTACTGGTTTCCGCCGCAGTCGATTCTCACCGAGCGCCGGGAGCAGGGACGTCCTCTGCCGGATGCCGTGCCGCCAGGCCCGGATAATCCGCTGGGTCGGCACAAGATGCGCCTCGACATCCCCGGTGGCGCGTATCTCATCCATGGCACCAATGAGCCGCGCGGCATCGGCATGCGTGTGACCCATGGCTGCATTCGGATGTTTCCCGAGGACGTGGAGTCGCTGTTCAATCGACTGCCGTCGGGTGCCTCGGTGCGCATCGTCAATCAACCGGTGAAAGCGGGCTGGGCGGCCGACGGGTTGCTCATCGAGGCCCATCCGGTCCTGCCGGCGGAGGCCGAAAACGCCTACGACCCCATGAAACCCCCGCCGATGGAAAAGGCCGTGGAGGCGATTGCCCCGGTGCTCGATCGGCGGGCCGACCGCGTTGACCATCAGCGGCTGGCGCGCGCCATTGAAACGGCCGACGGAATGCCGGCACGGATTTCGCGCCGTGACGAAGTGGCTGGCTTTAATCTGAAGCGGCCATAA
- a CDS encoding quinone-dependent dihydroorotate dehydrogenase, which yields MRRLLFMLPPERAHDLTFGSLDQLFRLGGGRLFPARVEAPQSLMGLEFANAVGLSAGLDKNGDHIRSLAGLGFGFIELGTVTPVAQPGNPAPRVFRLPAHQALINRLGFNNEGLAALIRHLEDAAPEVDVPIGVNIGKNRDTPLERATDDYLACLEAVHGLADYVVVNLSSPNTPGLRSLQAGENLTGLVQILRERADALNATTGRRVPLVVKIAPDLDDDALRWLVDALLAAGVDGLTATNTTVDHSAVAGARHAAETGGLSGSPLRQRATEVIATVRAHAGPDLPIIGVGGIMSGEDAVEKIQAGANLVQVYTGLIYQGPALIRNAARAIRDAEPGA from the coding sequence GTGAGACGTCTGCTTTTCATGCTACCCCCCGAACGGGCGCATGACCTGACTTTTGGCTCACTGGATCAGCTGTTTCGTCTGGGTGGCGGGCGACTGTTTCCGGCGCGTGTCGAGGCGCCGCAGTCGCTGATGGGGCTGGAATTCGCCAATGCCGTCGGACTGTCCGCCGGGTTGGACAAAAACGGCGATCATATCCGCAGCCTTGCGGGGCTCGGATTCGGCTTCATTGAGCTGGGCACGGTGACACCGGTGGCGCAGCCCGGCAATCCGGCGCCCCGGGTGTTCCGTCTCCCGGCTCACCAGGCACTGATCAACCGGCTGGGGTTCAATAACGAGGGATTGGCCGCGCTGATCCGCCACCTCGAGGATGCGGCCCCCGAGGTCGATGTGCCGATCGGGGTAAACATCGGCAAAAACCGGGACACGCCCCTCGAGCGCGCCACCGATGACTACCTGGCCTGTCTGGAAGCGGTGCATGGCCTCGCCGACTACGTCGTCGTCAACCTGTCGTCACCCAATACGCCCGGGCTGCGATCGCTTCAGGCCGGCGAAAACCTGACCGGACTGGTTCAGATATTGCGCGAGCGCGCCGATGCCCTGAACGCCACCACTGGGCGTCGGGTGCCTCTGGTGGTCAAGATTGCCCCGGATCTGGACGACGATGCCCTGCGCTGGCTGGTTGACGCGCTGCTCGCCGCGGGGGTTGATGGGCTGACCGCCACCAACACCACCGTTGACCACAGCGCCGTTGCCGGCGCCCGGCATGCGGCGGAAACCGGTGGTCTGAGTGGCAGCCCGCTGCGGCAGCGCGCCACCGAGGTCATCGCCACCGTGCGCGCGCATGCCGGCCCGGATCTGCCGATCATCGGAGTCGGAGGGATCATGTCCGGTGAGGATGCGGTGGAGAAGATCCAGGCGGGAGCCAATCTTGTCCAGGTCTACACGGGGCTGATCTATCAGGGCCCCGCACTGATCCGGAACGCCGCCCGAGCAATCCGCGACGCGGAGCCAGGTGCTTAG
- a CDS encoding ParA family protein, with the protein MRRVIFNQKGGVGKSTITCNLAAMAARRGLRTLVIDLDTQANATHYLLGEQPADADDTIAGYFEDTLSFRIYPRDIESVSHPTPYKNLAVVAAHPSLETLQGRLESRYKIYKLRESLAALADYDRIYIDTPPALNFYTRSALIAADRCLVPFDCDAFARQALDELSATVDELRMDHNPELTIEAIIINQFQARARLPRELVDELRAQGYPVVEPFLPASVKVRESHQARRPLTDLAPRHKLTTAFAELHDQLEAQ; encoded by the coding sequence ATGCGTCGGGTGATCTTCAACCAGAAAGGCGGGGTCGGGAAATCGACCATTACCTGCAATCTCGCCGCCATGGCCGCTCGCCGCGGGTTGCGGACACTGGTGATCGATCTCGATACCCAGGCGAATGCCACGCACTATCTGCTGGGCGAACAGCCCGCAGACGCCGACGACACCATTGCCGGTTATTTCGAAGATACGTTGAGCTTTCGGATCTATCCCCGCGATATTGAGAGCGTTTCCCACCCTACTCCCTACAAGAATCTGGCTGTGGTGGCCGCCCATCCCAGCCTCGAGACCCTGCAGGGTCGGCTGGAGTCCCGCTACAAGATCTACAAGCTGCGGGAGTCGCTGGCGGCATTGGCGGATTACGACCGCATCTACATCGACACCCCGCCGGCACTCAATTTCTATACACGCTCGGCGCTGATCGCCGCCGACCGGTGCCTGGTGCCATTCGACTGCGATGCGTTTGCCCGGCAGGCCCTGGATGAACTCTCGGCAACGGTGGATGAGCTGAGGATGGACCACAATCCGGAGCTGACGATCGAGGCGATCATCATCAACCAGTTTCAGGCGCGGGCCCGACTGCCGAGGGAACTGGTGGACGAGCTACGCGCGCAGGGTTATCCAGTGGTCGAGCCCTTCCTGCCCGCCTCGGTCAAGGTGCGCGAATCCCATCAGGCCCGGCGCCCACTGACGGATCTGGCGCCGCGCCATAAGCTGACGACGGCATTCGCCGAACTCCACGACCAACTGGAGGCGCAGTGA
- a CDS encoding DUF6231 family protein, with product MNAPLDATLEQVRSTLDGGFSNGALVITDDDAMASLATGTDMLVLSARRADERRDHLPQVDLALVDAEAGFTDEASAVQLISRLRDVQAVQVLVIGPRQSPTLMGRQQLIGLGFRRWATTGEGDERRRWYEFSLADYKVTPDWLNARHWANPELWDRYRW from the coding sequence GTGAACGCTCCCCTCGACGCCACCCTCGAGCAGGTCCGCTCAACGTTGGACGGCGGTTTCTCCAATGGCGCACTGGTGATCACTGACGATGACGCAATGGCATCGCTCGCCACCGGCACCGACATGCTTGTCCTGAGCGCGCGCCGGGCGGACGAGCGCCGGGATCACCTGCCACAGGTCGACCTGGCGCTGGTCGATGCCGAGGCGGGCTTCACCGACGAGGCCAGTGCCGTTCAGCTGATCAGCCGACTGCGTGACGTGCAGGCCGTGCAGGTGCTCGTCATCGGCCCACGGCAGTCACCCACGCTGATGGGCCGCCAGCAGCTGATCGGTCTGGGGTTCCGGCGCTGGGCCACCACCGGCGAGGGCGACGAACGGCGGCGCTGGTACGAGTTCAGCCTGGCCGATTACAAGGTCACGCCGGACTGGCTCAATGCCCGCCACTGGGCCAATCCGGAGCTGTGGGACCGGTACCGCTGGTAA
- a CDS encoding alpha/beta hydrolase, whose amino-acid sequence MYADFRWPNWAQTAELQLEVLSQRPPAGVAARKTPIVFAHGAFMGAWSWQAHFLDYFARHGFHAVAPSFRGHGGSEGFERLDSAGINDYVNDLSTVIDGLDGPPPILVGHSMGALVAQRYMERAPVAAAVLMAPVPPHGLMPSTLRMLVSDPMLYLQFGMMQFFGPDSMDTEVAQRAVFSKSAAEQDLSGYAERVQRESQRALWDMNVHASGRPTLCRADCPMHVIAGGEDALFNESETRAVAHVWDASWETVPGLAHALMIEPGWQRAADAVIGWLDRQALA is encoded by the coding sequence ATGTACGCCGATTTTCGCTGGCCCAACTGGGCCCAGACCGCCGAACTGCAGCTCGAAGTCCTCAGCCAGCGGCCGCCCGCCGGCGTCGCTGCGCGGAAAACGCCCATCGTGTTCGCCCATGGCGCGTTCATGGGCGCCTGGTCCTGGCAGGCGCATTTCCTCGATTATTTTGCCCGTCACGGCTTTCATGCGGTCGCTCCGAGCTTCCGTGGACACGGCGGGAGTGAGGGATTCGAGCGCCTCGACAGCGCTGGTATCAATGATTACGTCAATGACCTCAGTACGGTGATTGATGGACTGGACGGCCCGCCACCCATTCTGGTCGGCCATTCCATGGGGGCCCTGGTGGCACAGCGGTACATGGAGCGTGCGCCGGTCGCGGCGGCCGTGCTGATGGCACCGGTCCCGCCCCACGGCCTGATGCCCTCGACGCTGCGCATGCTGGTGAGCGATCCGATGCTGTATCTGCAGTTCGGCATGATGCAGTTCTTCGGCCCTGACAGCATGGACACCGAGGTAGCCCAGCGCGCCGTGTTCTCCAAATCCGCCGCAGAGCAGGACCTGAGCGGCTATGCCGAGCGGGTACAGCGCGAGTCCCAGCGCGCCCTGTGGGACATGAACGTCCACGCTAGCGGTCGGCCGACGCTGTGTCGGGCGGACTGTCCGATGCATGTCATCGCCGGCGGGGAGGATGCACTGTTCAATGAGTCTGAAACCCGCGCCGTGGCCCATGTCTGGGACGCCAGCTGGGAAACCGTCCCGGGCCTTGCCCACGCCCTGATGATCGAGCCGGGCTGGCAGCGGGCGGCGGATGCCGTCATCGGCTGGCTGGATCGTCAGGCGCTGGCTTAG
- a CDS encoding carboxy terminal-processing peptidase gives MRYANRLTGVFAGLILSAAPAGLLAAEPIEPGAIQQESAQVVNQLLSRYHYNDRASGDDLSRAAYEAYFDALDPQRYYFTREDIDAFAGRRTRLDDEVSTGRLETAYAIFERYRERVQARSDYALQLLDQGLGFEGDATFQTDRSEADWAASEQALDRLWKRRVTHDALKQKLSGRDMDAIKESLRGRYERVARTLDQYEAEDVFQTFMSAWAGEYDPHSSYMSPRRSENFDINMRLSLEGIGALLGSEGDFVEIVELIPGGPAARSGELSAGDRIVGVGQSADDIEDVVGLRLGEVVDMIRGPKDSRVHLQILPPSEAAGSTQDTITLTRSTIELEEQAAQAEVRTVERDAGTRRIGVIEIPTFYADIAAANAGDNDYRSTTRDVRDLIDSKQLEGIDGLIIDLRGNAGGSLDEAVRLSGLFIDDGPVVQVHRRNGERRVLDDETGDAPAYDGPLGVLVDGRSASASEIFAAAMQDYGRGVIMGDQTFGKGTVQTLINLDRFGVGNEDTRSGRLKLTIAKFYRINGNSTQMQGVTPDLEMPYPHGNDAMSERAADNALPWDTIQTADYRRMNRLNGMLGELQRRHERRLREAPALRAVSDEAQRMRTAREETRVSLNEAERQAAMDRQAQTRLTAINTQRKAYGQEPLDDLSELDPEAVPDVLLDESAEIIADLAELRADEGARIAGN, from the coding sequence TTGAGATATGCCAATCGACTGACAGGCGTGTTCGCCGGACTGATCCTGTCCGCCGCCCCCGCCGGACTACTGGCGGCTGAGCCAATCGAGCCGGGCGCGATCCAGCAGGAATCCGCCCAGGTCGTCAATCAGCTGCTTTCCCGTTACCACTATAACGACCGCGCCAGCGGTGATGACCTGTCCCGGGCGGCCTACGAGGCGTACTTCGATGCCCTCGACCCACAGCGTTATTACTTCACCCGCGAGGACATCGACGCCTTTGCGGGTCGCCGCACCCGCCTCGACGACGAGGTCAGTACCGGCCGGCTTGAAACCGCCTACGCGATCTTCGAGCGCTACCGCGAACGTGTCCAGGCGCGCAGCGACTATGCACTGCAGCTGCTCGATCAGGGGCTTGGCTTTGAGGGCGATGCCACCTTCCAGACCGATCGCTCCGAGGCAGACTGGGCGGCCTCGGAACAGGCCCTCGACCGCCTCTGGAAACGCCGCGTGACCCACGACGCGCTCAAACAGAAACTCAGTGGCCGTGACATGGACGCGATCAAAGAGTCGCTGCGCGGTCGCTACGAACGGGTGGCACGCACTCTGGACCAGTACGAAGCCGAGGACGTCTTCCAGACCTTCATGAGCGCCTGGGCCGGCGAGTACGACCCGCACAGCAGCTACATGTCGCCCCGCCGCTCCGAGAATTTTGACATCAACATGCGCCTCTCCCTCGAGGGCATCGGGGCGCTGCTTGGCAGCGAAGGGGACTTTGTCGAGATCGTCGAGCTCATCCCCGGCGGACCGGCCGCTCGTAGTGGTGAGTTGAGCGCTGGCGACCGCATCGTCGGTGTGGGTCAGAGCGCTGACGACATTGAGGATGTGGTCGGCCTGCGCCTCGGCGAAGTCGTGGACATGATCCGGGGGCCGAAGGATTCGCGGGTCCATCTGCAGATCCTTCCGCCATCAGAGGCCGCCGGCAGCACACAGGATACGATCACCCTGACCCGGAGCACCATTGAGCTCGAGGAACAGGCGGCTCAGGCAGAGGTGCGCACCGTTGAGCGTGACGCCGGCACCCGCCGCATCGGCGTTATCGAGATCCCGACCTTCTATGCCGACATCGCCGCGGCCAACGCCGGGGATAACGACTACCGCAGCACGACCCGTGATGTGCGCGACCTCATCGACAGCAAGCAGCTCGAGGGCATCGACGGGCTGATCATCGATCTGCGCGGCAACGCCGGGGGATCACTGGACGAGGCGGTGCGCCTGAGTGGGCTGTTTATCGATGACGGTCCGGTCGTGCAGGTGCATCGGCGCAATGGCGAACGACGGGTGCTTGACGATGAAACGGGCGATGCGCCGGCTTACGACGGCCCACTCGGCGTGCTGGTGGATGGTCGCAGTGCGTCGGCTTCGGAGATTTTCGCCGCCGCCATGCAGGACTACGGCCGCGGCGTGATCATGGGGGATCAGACCTTCGGCAAGGGCACGGTGCAGACCCTCATCAATCTCGACCGGTTCGGTGTCGGGAATGAGGACACCCGCAGTGGTCGGCTGAAGCTGACGATCGCCAAGTTCTACCGCATCAACGGCAACAGCACGCAGATGCAGGGTGTCACGCCGGATCTCGAAATGCCCTACCCGCATGGCAACGATGCCATGAGCGAGCGCGCAGCCGACAATGCCTTGCCCTGGGACACCATCCAGACCGCCGACTACCGGCGCATGAACCGACTCAATGGGATGCTCGGTGAACTGCAGCGGCGCCATGAACGTCGCCTGCGCGAAGCGCCCGCCTTACGGGCCGTCTCGGACGAGGCGCAGCGGATGCGCACTGCCCGCGAGGAGACCCGGGTCTCGCTCAATGAGGCGGAGCGACAGGCTGCCATGGACCGACAGGCCCAAACGCGCCTCACGGCGATCAACACCCAGCGCAAGGCCTACGGCCAGGAGCCGCTGGACGATCTCTCTGAGCTTGACCCGGAGGCCGTGCCGGACGTGCTGCTCGATGAAAGCGCCGAGATCATCGCCGATCTGGCCGAATTGCGGGCCGATGAGGGGGCACGGATTGCCGGTAACTGA
- the recJ gene encoding single-stranded-DNA-specific exonuclease RecJ: MTRPPGGQIRHRQPAPGVGALPDDWPALLRRLYAARGVTTAEALDYRLAALPPPAGLAGLEPAAQALAEAVVSNARVLVVGDFDADGATSTAVAVSALRAMGAGSVDYLVPNRFDFGYGLSPALVEVAQEYTPDLILTVDNGISANDGVEAANAAGIEVVVTDHHLPGSALPPARAIVNPQVDSPAFGAPHLAGVGVCFYAMLATRAALRERDWFGDKRPEPALVDQLDRVALGTIADVVPLDHVNRLLVDQGLRRIRGGRANPGTLALLEAAGRDPAITTATDLGFGAAPRLNAAGRLDDMSIGIETLLAADAAAAQRHAGRLEQLNRERRSLEQQMRDTAVADIEAEAAAAEGDMAPILCLFNPDWHQGVVGIVASRLLARFRRPVIAFAPGDADTLKGSARSVPGLHMRDLLDAVNTRSDGQLVDRFGGHAMAAGLTLARRHFEPFKTLLIEQVRLRLGDEPVSEVIWTDGALPADAYTLETAAMLRDAGPWGAEFPEPRFNDAFRVLDQRVVGDHHLKLALSPEIAPSVRIDAIAFNAAPDVAVAPGDRVEAVFRLEVNRFRGVDRPQLVVDHLIAS; encoded by the coding sequence GTGACGCGGCCGCCGGGCGGGCAGATCCGCCACCGTCAGCCGGCGCCGGGTGTCGGGGCGCTACCGGATGACTGGCCCGCGCTGCTGCGAAGGCTCTATGCGGCCCGCGGTGTCACCACCGCCGAAGCGCTGGATTACCGCCTTGCGGCTCTGCCACCCCCAGCCGGCCTCGCCGGCCTCGAGCCGGCGGCGCAGGCCCTCGCCGAGGCCGTCGTCAGCAACGCCCGGGTGCTGGTCGTGGGCGATTTTGACGCCGATGGCGCGACCAGCACTGCAGTGGCGGTCAGCGCGTTACGGGCCATGGGCGCGGGGTCAGTCGACTATCTGGTGCCCAACCGGTTCGACTTTGGCTATGGCCTGTCGCCGGCGCTGGTCGAGGTGGCCCAAGAGTACACTCCCGACCTGATACTGACGGTGGACAATGGCATCAGTGCCAATGACGGTGTCGAGGCCGCCAACGCCGCCGGCATCGAGGTGGTGGTCACGGATCATCACCTGCCCGGGTCCGCGCTGCCGCCCGCCCGGGCCATCGTCAACCCGCAGGTCGACTCGCCGGCGTTCGGCGCACCGCATCTGGCCGGCGTGGGGGTCTGTTTCTATGCGATGCTCGCCACGCGGGCGGCACTCCGCGAGCGGGACTGGTTTGGCGATAAACGCCCGGAGCCGGCGCTGGTGGATCAGCTCGACCGCGTGGCACTGGGGACCATTGCCGATGTGGTCCCCCTGGATCACGTCAATCGCCTGCTGGTGGATCAGGGCCTGCGGCGTATCCGCGGCGGTCGGGCCAACCCGGGCACGCTGGCGCTGTTGGAGGCCGCGGGCCGTGATCCGGCCATCACCACGGCCACCGATCTCGGGTTCGGCGCGGCACCGCGACTCAACGCCGCGGGCCGGCTGGACGACATGAGCATCGGCATCGAGACACTGCTGGCCGCGGATGCCGCCGCGGCGCAGCGTCACGCCGGCCGGCTCGAGCAGCTCAATCGCGAACGTCGGTCCCTCGAGCAGCAGATGCGGGACACCGCGGTCGCCGATATCGAAGCCGAGGCGGCCGCGGCGGAGGGCGACATGGCGCCGATCCTGTGCCTGTTCAACCCCGACTGGCACCAGGGCGTCGTCGGGATCGTGGCCTCGCGTCTGCTGGCCCGCTTTCGCCGACCGGTCATCGCCTTCGCCCCGGGAGACGCCGATACCCTGAAAGGCTCGGCGCGGTCGGTGCCCGGTCTGCACATGCGCGACCTGCTCGATGCCGTGAACACCCGCAGCGACGGCCAGCTGGTGGACCGGTTTGGTGGCCATGCGATGGCGGCCGGGCTCACGCTGGCGCGTCGTCACTTCGAGCCGTTCAAGACACTCCTGATCGAACAGGTGCGCCTGCGGTTGGGCGATGAGCCGGTGAGCGAAGTGATCTGGACCGACGGTGCGCTGCCGGCGGATGCCTATACCCTTGAAACCGCGGCAATGCTGCGCGATGCCGGCCCCTGGGGTGCCGAGTTCCCGGAGCCGCGGTTCAATGATGCCTTTCGGGTGCTCGATCAACGTGTGGTGGGAGACCATCACCTGAAACTGGCGCTGAGCCCCGAGATCGCGCCTTCAGTGCGCATTGACGCCATTGCCTTCAATGCCGCACCGGATGTTGCCGTCGCCCCCGGCGATCGCGTTGAGGCGGTGTTCCGGTTGGAGGTCAATCGCTTTCGCGGCGTTGATCGCCCCCAGCTGGTGGTGGATCACCTGATTGCGAGCTGA
- the thrC gene encoding threonine synthase, producing MQGNRYTGLIGAYGDRLPLTPGARPISLGEGNTPLIRLENLPVARDRDIELYVKYEGLNPTASFKDRGMTVAVTQAVAEGSEAIICASTGNTSASAAAYAARAGIKAFVLIPDGKIAMGKLAQAIMHGAEVLQIRGNFDDGMRIVKEMAEQAPVSLVNSVNPYRLQGQKTAAFEICEALGAAPDYHCLPVGNAGNITAYWMGYSEMVLSPGQAGTQACGFCGGDCQFHQGAGGKRPVMLGYQASGSAPFLRGGPVSHPETLATAIRIGAPQSWDYALTASRESGGWFDEFSDEAILDAQWQLASHEGIFCEPASVVSVAGALRDIDNGQIPAGSRVVCTLTGHGLKDPDVAQRHAESAVSTVDASGAAVREAILGKMG from the coding sequence ATGCAAGGCAATCGCTATACCGGATTGATCGGTGCCTACGGGGATCGCCTGCCGCTGACACCGGGCGCCCGGCCGATCAGCCTGGGCGAGGGGAATACGCCGCTGATCCGGCTCGAAAACCTGCCGGTCGCGCGCGACCGCGATATCGAGCTCTACGTCAAGTATGAGGGGCTCAACCCCACGGCCTCGTTCAAGGACCGCGGCATGACCGTGGCGGTCACCCAGGCCGTGGCGGAGGGCAGTGAAGCGATCATCTGTGCCTCCACCGGCAATACCTCGGCGTCGGCGGCGGCCTATGCCGCGCGTGCCGGGATCAAGGCGTTCGTGCTCATTCCCGATGGCAAGATCGCCATGGGCAAGCTCGCCCAGGCCATCATGCACGGTGCCGAGGTGCTGCAGATCCGCGGCAATTTCGACGATGGCATGCGCATCGTCAAGGAAATGGCTGAACAGGCACCGGTGAGCCTGGTCAATTCGGTCAACCCCTACCGTCTGCAGGGGCAGAAGACCGCCGCGTTCGAGATCTGCGAGGCATTGGGTGCGGCCCCGGATTATCACTGTCTGCCGGTGGGCAACGCCGGCAACATCACTGCCTACTGGATGGGTTACAGCGAGATGGTGCTGAGCCCCGGGCAGGCAGGCACCCAGGCCTGCGGATTCTGTGGCGGCGACTGCCAGTTCCATCAGGGGGCCGGGGGCAAGCGCCCTGTCATGCTGGGCTATCAGGCGAGTGGCTCGGCGCCGTTTCTGCGCGGCGGACCGGTCAGCCACCCGGAGACCCTCGCCACGGCCATCCGCATCGGCGCGCCCCAGAGCTGGGATTATGCGCTCACCGCCTCACGCGAGTCGGGCGGCTGGTTTGACGAGTTCAGCGACGAGGCCATCCTTGATGCCCAGTGGCAGCTTGCCAGTCACGAGGGGATTTTCTGCGAGCCGGCCTCGGTGGTCTCGGTGGCGGGGGCGCTGCGCGACATCGACAACGGCCAGATCCCGGCCGGCAGTCGCGTGGTCTGTACCCTCACTGGCCACGGTCTGAAAGATCCGGATGTGGCCCAGCGCCATGCCGAGTCCGCCGTCAGCACGGTGGATGCCAGCGGGGCCGCCGTCCGCGAGGCCATCCTCGGTAAGATGGGTTAG